The following are from one region of the Achromobacter xylosoxidans genome:
- a CDS encoding acyl-CoA thioesterase/bile acid-CoA:amino acid N-acyltransferase family protein, producing the protein MTPTLTITPAIDLIDVPRQIRVEHVAPGQTVEITALTRRNGVLWQSQAAFVAGADGTVDLGRDAPVSGDYEGVAPMGLVWSQSPVDSSSREHFNHPVTEALVTDVVARAAGAQAQASFTQRLAADGVTRQDVREEGLVGTLYLPPGPGPFPAVMILNGSGGGINEPRAALYASRGYAAFALAYFKAPGLSDYISNTPLEYFQTGLRWLRKKVQPKHDFVAISGQSRGGELVLLLGATFPEEVSAVVAYVPGAVVHSGQNACDPKIGREGPTWLLGGKPIPHVWENNRTATWAPFDEGPSPHRHEKAILTALQDPDAVARARIKVEDIQGPVMLLSGTDDGSWPSSIYSKMVQDKLAQVNHPYPVEWLDYENGGHSILFPYVPTTQLVYAHPVSGKISTSGGNPKDNARADQESWEGVKQFLDAAVQARATK; encoded by the coding sequence ATGACGCCCACCCTAACCATCACCCCGGCCATCGACCTGATCGACGTGCCGCGCCAGATCCGGGTCGAACACGTCGCCCCCGGCCAGACGGTGGAGATCACCGCCCTGACCCGCCGCAACGGCGTGCTCTGGCAAAGCCAGGCCGCCTTCGTGGCGGGCGCGGACGGCACGGTCGACCTGGGCCGCGACGCGCCCGTGTCCGGCGACTACGAAGGCGTGGCGCCCATGGGCCTGGTCTGGTCGCAGTCCCCCGTGGACTCGTCCAGCCGCGAACACTTCAACCACCCGGTGACCGAGGCCCTGGTCACCGACGTGGTGGCGCGCGCCGCCGGCGCGCAGGCCCAGGCCAGCTTCACCCAGCGCCTGGCGGCTGACGGCGTGACGCGCCAGGACGTGCGCGAGGAAGGCCTGGTCGGCACGCTGTACCTGCCGCCCGGCCCCGGCCCGTTCCCGGCCGTCATGATCCTGAACGGCTCCGGCGGCGGCATCAACGAACCGCGCGCGGCGCTGTATGCGTCGCGCGGCTACGCCGCCTTCGCGCTGGCCTACTTCAAGGCGCCGGGCCTGTCGGACTACATCTCCAACACCCCGCTTGAGTACTTCCAGACCGGCCTGCGCTGGCTGCGCAAGAAGGTCCAGCCTAAGCACGACTTCGTCGCCATCAGCGGCCAGTCGCGCGGCGGCGAACTGGTGCTGCTGTTGGGCGCCACCTTCCCCGAGGAAGTCTCGGCCGTGGTCGCCTACGTGCCCGGCGCCGTGGTCCACAGCGGCCAGAACGCCTGCGATCCCAAGATCGGCCGCGAAGGCCCCACCTGGCTGCTGGGCGGCAAGCCCATCCCCCACGTCTGGGAAAACAACCGCACCGCCACCTGGGCGCCCTTCGACGAAGGCCCCTCGCCGCACCGCCACGAGAAAGCCATCCTCACCGCCCTGCAAGACCCTGATGCCGTGGCCCGCGCCCGCATCAAGGTCGAAGACATCCAGGGCCCCGTCATGCTGCTGTCCGGCACCGACGACGGCTCCTGGCCGTCCAGCATCTATTCCAAGATGGTGCAGGACAAGCTGGCCCAGGTGAACCACCCCTATCCGGTCGAGTGGCTGGACTACGAGAACGGCGGGCACTCCATCCTGTTCCCCTACGTGCCCACCACCCAGCTCGTCTACGCCCACCCCGTGTCCGGCAAGATCAGCACCAGCGGCGGCAACCCCAAGGACAACGCCCGCGCCGACCAGGAATCCTGGGAAGGCGTGAAACAGTTCCTCGATGCGGCAGTCCAGGCCCGCGCCACCAAGTAA
- a CDS encoding ABC transporter substrate-binding protein → MKRLILTTLTAAILGASAAASADDLSIGFADPLSSLDPQLNNHAGDRSVALHFWDLLIENKWNKLQPGLAVSWKPLDDKTWEFKLREGVKWQDGTPFTADDLIYSYTRARAVPGSVATYAGYLRTIDTMTAKDPLTLIVKTKAPNPDLPLNLASVHVVSKHVGEKSTTEDYNSGKAMVGTGPYKFVSYTPGDRVIMERNDGYWGDKQIWDKVNYRYINNAAARTAALLAGDVDVIDKVSVSDLAKLQKAANVSVYPYDGLRVMLLQPSFNPAPNQYITDNNGKPLDKNPLLDVRVRQALNLAINRKAIADRILQGAATEANQWMPKGTIGYNPDVKDIPNDVAQAKKLLAEAGYPDGFKLTMHVPNDRYPQGPETAQAVAQFWTRAGVKTQVEVVPWAVYSGRANKNEFAVSMLAWGNGTGEGSYALVNILATADAKKGLGASNWGRYSNPKVDAALEQSTSEFDVAKREAILRDSVKIVYDDVGIIPLFHYKNIWATKKGLKVTPMTSDRTAAMMVTKESGK, encoded by the coding sequence ATGAAACGCCTGATTCTCACCACCCTGACCGCCGCCATCCTCGGCGCTTCCGCCGCCGCCAGCGCGGACGACCTGTCCATCGGCTTCGCCGACCCGCTGTCGTCCCTGGACCCGCAGCTGAACAACCACGCCGGCGACCGCTCGGTGGCCCTGCACTTCTGGGACCTGCTGATCGAGAACAAGTGGAACAAGCTGCAGCCCGGCCTGGCCGTCAGCTGGAAGCCGCTGGACGACAAGACCTGGGAATTCAAGCTGCGCGAAGGCGTCAAGTGGCAGGACGGCACGCCATTCACCGCCGACGACCTGATCTACTCCTACACCCGCGCGCGCGCCGTGCCGGGCAGCGTGGCCACCTATGCCGGCTACCTGCGCACCATCGACACGATGACCGCCAAGGACCCGCTGACGCTCATCGTCAAGACCAAGGCCCCCAACCCCGACCTGCCGCTGAACCTGGCCTCGGTGCACGTGGTCAGCAAGCACGTCGGTGAAAAGTCCACCACCGAAGACTACAACTCGGGCAAGGCCATGGTCGGCACCGGCCCCTACAAGTTCGTGTCCTACACCCCCGGCGACCGCGTCATCATGGAACGCAACGACGGCTACTGGGGCGACAAGCAGATCTGGGACAAGGTCAACTACCGCTACATCAACAACGCCGCCGCCCGCACCGCCGCGCTCTTGGCCGGCGACGTGGACGTGATCGACAAGGTCTCGGTGTCGGACCTGGCCAAGCTGCAAAAGGCCGCCAACGTGTCGGTCTACCCCTACGACGGCCTGCGCGTCATGCTGCTGCAGCCCAGCTTCAACCCCGCGCCCAACCAGTACATCACCGACAACAACGGCAAGCCGCTGGACAAGAACCCGCTTCTGGACGTGCGCGTGCGCCAGGCCCTGAACCTGGCCATCAACCGCAAGGCCATCGCCGACCGCATCCTGCAAGGCGCCGCCACCGAAGCCAACCAGTGGATGCCCAAGGGCACCATCGGCTACAACCCCGACGTCAAGGACATCCCCAACGACGTCGCCCAGGCCAAGAAGCTGCTGGCCGAAGCCGGCTACCCGGACGGCTTCAAGCTGACCATGCACGTGCCCAACGACCGCTACCCGCAAGGCCCGGAAACCGCCCAGGCCGTGGCGCAGTTCTGGACCCGCGCCGGCGTCAAGACCCAGGTGGAAGTGGTGCCATGGGCCGTGTACTCGGGCCGCGCCAACAAGAACGAATTCGCGGTCAGCATGCTGGCCTGGGGCAACGGCACCGGCGAAGGCAGCTACGCGCTGGTCAACATCCTGGCCACCGCCGACGCCAAGAAGGGCCTGGGCGCGTCCAACTGGGGCCGCTACAGCAACCCCAAGGTCGACGCCGCGCTGGAGCAATCCACCTCGGAATTCGACGTAGCCAAGCGTGAAGCCATCCTGCGCGACTCCGTCAAGATCGTGTACGACGACGTCGGCATCATCCCGCTGTTCCACTACAAGAACATCTGGGCCACCAAGAAGGGCCTGAAGGTCACCCCCATGACCAGCGACCGCACGGCCGCCATGATGGTGACGAAAGAGTCGGGCAAGTAA